From a single Populus trichocarpa isolate Nisqually-1 chromosome 17, P.trichocarpa_v4.1, whole genome shotgun sequence genomic region:
- the LOC7495960 gene encoding uncharacterized protein LOC7495960 isoform X1, whose translation MTIRASTFSIQQVYSSVFGSVNAHTGKEKVGIYELKRGDMSLKFTNWGATLVSFVLPDKNGKLIDIVLGYDTIKQYKNDTTYFGAIVGRVANRIKGAQFKLNGHTYKLVPNEGKNMLHGGPKGYADVVWEVTKYQNKGHKPHIVFSYHSFDGEEGFPGEILVTVRYTLLADNQVTVVMKAKNIGNKATPVNIANHAYWNLGGHNSGDILSEKIQIFASNYTPVDNDLIPTGKIEAVKGTPFDFLKPEAIGSRTRQLPKGYDINYALDGVHGGKIRKAAVLQDEKSGIEMELSTNAPGLQFYTGNMIKDVKGKAGFVYKAHAALCLETQWYPDYVNQPDFPQSIVEPRKNYKHVMLYKFSSH comes from the exons ATGACAATTCGAGCGAGCACTTTTAGCATCCAACAGGTATATAGTTCAG TCTTTGGTTCTGTTAATGCCCACACAGGAAAGGAAAAGGTTGGTATCTATGAGCTTAAGAGAGGAGATATGTCCTTGAAGTTTACCAATTGGGGGGCAACTCTTGTCTCCTTCGTTCTCCCTGACAAAAATG GAAAGCTGATTGATATTGTTCTTGGATACGATACAATTAAGCAATACAAG AACGATACAACATATTTTGGAGCCATTGTTGGACGAGTCGCTAACAGAATTAAGGGTGCTCAATTTAAGCTAAATGGACACACATATAAGCTAGTTCCTAATGAAGGGAAAAACATGCTTCATGGTGGTCCAAAGGGATATGCTGATGTTGTTTGGGAAGTGACCAAGTATCAGAACAAGGGTCATAAACCTCACATTGTTTTTAGCTATCACAGTTTTGACGGGGAAGAAG GATTTCCTGGAGAGATACTAGTCACTGTCAGGTATACTCTCCTTGCAGATAACCAAGTGACAGTTGTAATGAAAGCCAAGAATATTGGTAACAAGGCAACCCCTGTAAATATTGCCAACCATGCTTACTGGAACCTGGGAGGTCATAACAGTGGCGACATCTTGTCTGAAAAGATTCAGATTTTTGCGTCCAATTACACACCTGTTGATAACGACCTTATTCCAACTGGGAAAATCGAAGCTGTGAAGGGAACTCCATTTGATTTCCTCAAACCCGAGGCCATTGGAAGCAGGACCAGGCAACTTCCTAAAGGTTATGATATCAACTACGCTCTTGATGGAGTTCATGGTGGCAAGATTAGGAAAGCAGCAGTGTTGCAAGACGAGAAGTCCGGAATTGAAATGGAGCTCTCGACAAACGCCCCTGGGTTGCAATTCTATACTGGTAACATGATCAAGGATGTGAAGGGAAAAGCTGGATTTGTGTACAAGGCTCATGCAGCTCTATGCTTGGAGACTCAATGGTATCCTGACTATGTTAATCAACCCGACTTCCCTCAATCTATTGTGGAGCCTCGAAAGAATTACAAACATGTAATGTTGTACAAATTTTCATCACATTAA
- the LOC7495960 gene encoding uncharacterized protein LOC7495960 isoform X2: MSLKFTNWGATLVSFVLPDKNGKLIDIVLGYDTIKQYKNDTTYFGAIVGRVANRIKGAQFKLNGHTYKLVPNEGKNMLHGGPKGYADVVWEVTKYQNKGHKPHIVFSYHSFDGEEGFPGEILVTVRYTLLADNQVTVVMKAKNIGNKATPVNIANHAYWNLGGHNSGDILSEKIQIFASNYTPVDNDLIPTGKIEAVKGTPFDFLKPEAIGSRTRQLPKGYDINYALDGVHGGKIRKAAVLQDEKSGIEMELSTNAPGLQFYTGNMIKDVKGKAGFVYKAHAALCLETQWYPDYVNQPDFPQSIVEPRKNYKHVMLYKFSSH; the protein is encoded by the exons ATGTCCTTGAAGTTTACCAATTGGGGGGCAACTCTTGTCTCCTTCGTTCTCCCTGACAAAAATG GAAAGCTGATTGATATTGTTCTTGGATACGATACAATTAAGCAATACAAG AACGATACAACATATTTTGGAGCCATTGTTGGACGAGTCGCTAACAGAATTAAGGGTGCTCAATTTAAGCTAAATGGACACACATATAAGCTAGTTCCTAATGAAGGGAAAAACATGCTTCATGGTGGTCCAAAGGGATATGCTGATGTTGTTTGGGAAGTGACCAAGTATCAGAACAAGGGTCATAAACCTCACATTGTTTTTAGCTATCACAGTTTTGACGGGGAAGAAG GATTTCCTGGAGAGATACTAGTCACTGTCAGGTATACTCTCCTTGCAGATAACCAAGTGACAGTTGTAATGAAAGCCAAGAATATTGGTAACAAGGCAACCCCTGTAAATATTGCCAACCATGCTTACTGGAACCTGGGAGGTCATAACAGTGGCGACATCTTGTCTGAAAAGATTCAGATTTTTGCGTCCAATTACACACCTGTTGATAACGACCTTATTCCAACTGGGAAAATCGAAGCTGTGAAGGGAACTCCATTTGATTTCCTCAAACCCGAGGCCATTGGAAGCAGGACCAGGCAACTTCCTAAAGGTTATGATATCAACTACGCTCTTGATGGAGTTCATGGTGGCAAGATTAGGAAAGCAGCAGTGTTGCAAGACGAGAAGTCCGGAATTGAAATGGAGCTCTCGACAAACGCCCCTGGGTTGCAATTCTATACTGGTAACATGATCAAGGATGTGAAGGGAAAAGCTGGATTTGTGTACAAGGCTCATGCAGCTCTATGCTTGGAGACTCAATGGTATCCTGACTATGTTAATCAACCCGACTTCCCTCAATCTATTGTGGAGCCTCGAAAGAATTACAAACATGTAATGTTGTACAAATTTTCATCACATTAA